A genome region from Populus alba chromosome 3, ASM523922v2, whole genome shotgun sequence includes the following:
- the LOC118062826 gene encoding regulator of nonsense transcripts 1 homolog, whose translation MDNQDNNLYETASQPDTATDAYTFLEFNTQGESDFDYPEFRSPVAWPTPSDSLGATSSAVDPISSDHRTAASTPDLHSDSPAASPVASKSAARGGGANSGTQGVVEGLVASIGGLNFEETGDDDGYEFGKGDFTEHACRYCGVSNPACVVRCNVPSCRKWFCNSRGNTSGSHIVNHLVRAKHKEVCLHKDSPLGETILECYNCGCRNVFLLGFISAKTESVVVLLCREPCLNVNALKDMNWDLSQWCPLIDDRCFLQWLVKIPSEQEQLRARQISAQQINKVEELWKTNPDATLEDLEKPGVDDEPQPVALKYEDAYQYQNVFAPLIKLEADYDKMMKESQSKDNVTIRWDIGLNKKRVAYFVFPKEDNELRLVPGDELRLRYSGDAAHPAWQSVGHVIKLTAQEEVALELRASQGVPVDMNHGFSVDFVWKSTSFDRMQGAMKTFAVDETSVSGYIYHHLLGHEVENQTVRNALPRRFGAPGLPELNASQVLAVKNVLQKPISLIQGPPGTGKTVTSAAIVYHMAKQGQGQVLVCAPSNVAVDQLAEKISATGLKVVRLCAKSREAVSSPVEHLTLHYQVRHLDTSEKSELHKLQQLKDEQGELSSSDEKKYKALKRATEREISQSADVICCTCGGAGDPRLANFRFRQVLIDESTQATEPECLIPLVLGAKQVVFVGDHCQLGPVIMCKKAARAGLAQSLFERLVLLGVKPIRLQVQYRMHPCLSEFPSNNFYEGTLQNGVTVNERQSSGIDFPWPVPNRPMFFYVQMGQEEISASGTSYLNRTEAANVEKIVTTFLRSGVVPSQIGVITPYEGQRAYIVNYMSRNGALRQQLYKEIEVASVDSFQGREKDYIILSCVRSNEHQGIGFLNDPRRLNVALTRARYGIVILGNPKVLSKQPLWNSLLTHYKEHECLVEGPLNNLKQSMVQFQKPKKIYNDRRLFFGGGPGIVPNDSFGSVASASSNADRRNSRARGSYLSPGPPNGTHKPGVAGFPMPRVPIPPFHDGPTSQPYAIPTRGAVHGPIGAVPQVPPPGSRGFSAGRGNAGAPIGSHLSHQQGNQQGIGNIGSFNFPALENPNSQPSVGGPLSQPGYVNNIPVQGSSQTFRDGFSVGGMSQEFLGDDFKSQGSHVPYNVADFSTQASQGGYAVDYVTQGAQGGFPGNFLNQNSQPGYSRFGSGNDFMSQDYMAHGSQGLFTQVGFNDPSQEDASQSHFGIANPNQLQSQGLMNSLYSQPFGHYNTQQLNLQAPQQQPQQGQGTQNQKIHYNG comes from the exons ATGGATAACCAAGACAATAACCTCTACGAAACGGCCTCGCAGCCAGACACAGCAACAGATGCCTACACCTTCCTTGAATTTAACACACAAGGCGAATCCGATTTTGACTACCCCGAATTCCGCTCTCCGGTGGCTTGGCCCACTCCTTCTGATTCTCTCGGCGCCACCTCCTCCGCCGTAGACCCTATCTCATCCGACCACCGTACCGCCGCTTCCACCCCCGATCTCCACTCTGATTCCCCTGCTGCGTCTCCTGTCGCGTCAAAATCTGCTGCGCGTGGCGGTGGAGCGAATAGTGGGACCCAGGGGGTGGTGGAGGGGTTAGTGGCGAGCATAGGAGGGTTGAATTTTGAAGAGACGGGAGATGATGACGGGTATGAGTTTGGGAAAGGGGATTTTACGGAGCACGCTTGTAGGTACTGCGGGGTTTCGAATCCTGCGTGTGTTGTGAGGTGTAATGTGCCTTCATGTAGGAAATGGTTCTGTAATTCAAGAGGGAATACATCTGGTTCGCATATTGTTAATCATCTG GTTCGAGCAAAGCATAAAGAAGTCTGTCTCCATAAAGATAGCCCTCTTGGAGAAACAATACTTGAGTGCTACAACTGTGGTTGCCGAAATGTGTTTCTTCTTGGATTTATATCGGCCAAGACAGAGAGTGTTGTTGTGCTCCTCTGCAGGGAGCCTTGCTTGAATGTTAATGCGCTGAAGGACATGAACTGGGACCTGAGCCAGTGGTGCCCCCTTATTGATGATAGGTGTTTTCTACAATGGCTTGTGAAG ATCCCATCTGAACAGGAGCAGTTGAGGGCTCGCCAAATTAGTgctcaacaaataaataaagtagaAGAACTTTGGAAAACTAATCCTGACGCCACCCTTGAAGATCTTGAGAAGCCTGGTGTTGATGATGAGCCACAGCCTGTGGCATTGAAGTATGAAGATGCATATCAG tACCAAAATGTGTTTGCTCCACTTATTAAGCTTGAAGCTGACTATGATAAA ATGATGAAAGAGTCTCAAAGCAAGGATAATGTCACTATTCGATGGGATATTGGCCTTAACAAGAAGCGTGTTGCATATTTTGTATTTCCAAAG GAGGACAATGAGTTGCGTCTTGTACCTGGCGATGAGTTACGACTGCGCTACTCTGGAGATGCAGCTCATCCAGCATGGCAATCAGTTGGGCATGTG ATCAAGCTAACTGCACAAGAGGAGGTTGCACTTGAGCTTCGTGCTAGTCAG GGAGTTCCTGTTGACATGAACCATGGTTTTAGTGTTGATTTTGTTTGGAAGAGCACGAGCTTTGATCGGATGCAGGGAGCAATGAAGACTTTTGCAGTGGATGAAACCAGTGTCAGTGG GTATATATATCACCACTTGTTGGGCCATGAGGTTGAGAATCAAACAGTTCGTAATGCATTGCCTCGCCGTTTTGGGGCACCTGGTCTTCCAGAGCTGAATGCATCCCAA GTTCTTGCTGTGAAGAATGTCCTCCAAAAGCCCATTAGTTTGATTCAAGGTCCACCTGGCACAGGAAAAACTGTTACTTCTGCAGCCATTGTATATCACATGGCCAAACAGGGCCAAGGGCAG GTTTTGGTGTGTGCCCCAAGTAATGTGGCTGTAGATCAGCTAGCTGAGAAGATAAGTGCCACTGGCTTAAAG GTGGTTAGGCTATGTGCAAAATCAAGGGAAGCTGTTAGTTCTCCTGTTGAGCATCTCACCCTTCACTATCAG GTCAGACATCTGGACACTTCAGAGAAAAGTGAACTTCACAAGTTGCAACAATTGAAAGATGAACAAG GGGAACTGTCCAGTAGTGAtgagaaaaaatacaaagcacTGAAACGAGCGACTGAAAGGGAAATATCTCAAAGCGCTGATGTCATCTGTTGCACTTGTGGTGGTGCTGGAGATCCTCGGTTGGCAAATTTTAGGTTTCGCCAG GTACTTATTGATGAGTCAACTCAAGCGACAGAACCAGAGTGTCTTATTCCTTTGGTACTTGGGGCGAAGCAG GTTGTTTTTGTTGGTGACCATTGCCAGCTCGGTCCTGTCATTATGTGCAAGAAAGCTGCTCGTGCTGGGTTAGCCCAGTCTCTCTTTGAACGCCTTGTTTTACTTGGTGTGAAACCAATTAGATTGCAG GTTCAATATCGTATGCACCCGTGTCTTTCTGAATTTCCATCTAACAACTTTTATGAAGGCACTCTACAAAATGGAGTGACTGTCAATGAGAGACAATCATCAGGCATTGATTTTCCTTGGCCTGTGCCTAATCGTCCTATGTTCTTCTATGTCCAA ATGGGACAAGAAGAGATAAGTGCCAGTGGGACATCCTATCTAAATCGTACGGAGGctgcaaatgttgaaaaaattgTAACTACGTTTTTGAGGAGCGGTGTAGTCCCGAGCcag ATTGGAGTGATAACACCTTATGAGGGGCAGAGAGCATATATTGTGAACTATATGTCAAGAAATGGTGCCCTCAGACAGCAACTATACAAGGAAATTGAG GTTGCAAGTGTTGATTCATTTCAAGGAAGAGAAAAAGATTACATTATTTTGTCTTGTGTTAGGAGCAATGAACATCAG GGCATTGGATTTCTTAATGATCCTCGGAGGCTGAATGTTGCTCTAACTCGTGCTCGATATGGTATTGTCATCCTGGGAAACCCTAAAGTTCTAAGCAAGCAGCCTTTGTGGAATAGCTTATTAACTCACTACAAG GAACACGAGTGTTTGGTTGAAGGACCTTTGAATAACTTGAAGCAGAGTATGGTTCAATTTCAAAAGCCCAAAAAG ATTTATAACGACAGGAGACTGTTTTTTGGTGGTGGACCTGGAATTGTCCCAAATGATAGTTTTGGGTCTGTTGCCTCAGCTAGCTCAAATGCTGATAGAAGAAACTCCCGTGCCAGGG GTTCTTATTTGTCACCAGGCCCACCAAATGGTACCCATAAGCCTGGTGTTGCTGGGTTTCCAATGCCTCGGGTCCCGATTCCACCATTTCATGATGGTCCAACTTCTCAACCTTATGCTATTCCTACTCGTGGAGCTGTGCATGGGCCCATCGGAGCTGTTCCTCAAGTCCCTCCACCTGGAAGTCGAGGTTTTAGTGCTGGGCGTGGCAATGCTGGTGCACCTATTGGAAGTCATCTCTCTCACCAGCAAGGCAACCAGCAAGGCATTGGGAATATTGGATCGTTCAACTTTCCTGCCCTAGAGAATCCAAATAGCCAGCCATCTGTGGGTGGTCCACTATCTCAGCCTGGATATGTTAATAAT ATTCCAGTTCAAGGGTCGAGCCAAACCTTCCGTGATGGATTTTCCGTGGGGGGTATGTCCCAG GAGTTCTTGGGCGATGACTTCAAAAGCCAGGGATCACATGTTCCTTACAATGTTGCTGATTTCTCAACTCAG GCATCTCAAGGTGGATATGCTGTCGATTATGTTACACAAGGGGCACAAGGTGGGTTTCCAGGCAACTTCTTGAATCAGAATTCTCAACCTGGATACTCTCGTTTTGGTTCTGGAAATGATTTCATGTCTCAG GATTACATGGCTCATGGATCACAAGGTCTATTCACTCAGGTTGGCTTTAATGATCCCTCGCAAGAAGATGCATCACAAAGCCACTTTGGCATAGCCAACCCTAACCAGCTTCAATCACAG GGCTTGATGAATTCTCTCTACTCTCAGCCCTTTGGCCACTACAACACTCAGCAGCTGAACTTGCAGGCTCCACAACAGCAGCCTCAGCAGGGTCAGGGTACCCAAAACCAGAAAATCCATTACAATGGTTGA